A single Lycorma delicatula isolate Av1 chromosome 12, ASM4794821v1, whole genome shotgun sequence DNA region contains:
- the LOC142333158 gene encoding ribosome biogenesis protein BRX1 homolog, producing the protein MSKKRGIKRKHKDVSKGTTKNSNVEKENALPPPVKHSDEPVEKKAKWINKTRVLVFSSRGVSHRDRHLMKDLRSIMPHSKDENKMERKENLTIVNEMCQMKNCNKCILLEGRLKRDLYMWVANTPSGPSAKFLVESVYTMGELKLTGNCLKGSRPLLSFDKNFNEPHYALLKELFTQVFGTPNHHPKSQPFVDRVITFSVHDNRIWYRNYQIVSEEGGLAEIGPRFVLNPIKIFEGSFCGATLWENPHYVTPSSYRRQLKLAAAGKYLNRKQQKEQYKLNKPDKIVPSKPEDEMFHGDPMEVAEKIVKEKELEETAQEINANNEWKPHKLFKPHSKKSSIPKVKASKLKKMKGKKKKNKVNKVSNRLKKSGKGNKK; encoded by the exons atgTCTAAGAAGAgaggaattaaaagaaaacataaagatGTTAGTAAAGGTACTACAAAAAATTCTAACGTGGAAAAGGAAAATGCTCTGCCACCTCCAGTAAAACATTCTGATGAACCTGTGgaaaaaaag gcAAAATGGATTAATAAAACAAGAGTTCTAGTGTTTTCATCTCGTGGAGTTTCACATAGAGATAGACATCTTATGAAGGATCTTCGCTCTATTATGCCGCAttcaaaagatgaaaataaaatggaaagaaaagaaaatttaactattgttaatgag atgtgtcaaatgaaaaactgtaataaatgtattttattggaGGGTCGACTGAAAAGAGATTTATACATGTGGGTTGCTAACACTCCTAGTGGCCCATCTGCGAAGTTTCTAGTTGAAAGTG TGTATACAATGGGCGAATTGAAATTAACTGGAAATTGTTTAAAAGGATCTCGTCCTTTATtatcatttgataaaaattttaatgaaccaCATTATGCTTTATTAAAAGAGCTTTTTACCCAG gtttttgGAACTCCAAATCATCATCCAAAAAGTCAACCATTTGTAGATCGAGTTATAACATTTTCGGTTCATGATAACAGAATTTGGTATCGTAATTATCAGATTGTTTCAGAAGAAGGAGGGTTAGCAGAAATag gACCACGATTTGTTTTAAATCCCATAAAAATATTCGAGGGGAGTTTCTGTGGTGCAACTCTTTGGGAAAATCCTCATTATGTCACACCATCTTCT TATCGAAGACAATTAAAGCTTGCTGCTGCTGGTAAATATTTGAatagaaaacaacaaaaagaacagtataaattaaataaaccagatAAAATAGTTCCTTCAAAACCAGAAGATGAAATGTTTCACGGTGATCCGATGGAAGTAGCGgagaaaattgttaaagaaaaagaattggaagaaacAGCACAAGAAATTAATGCTAATAATGAATGGAAACCTCATAAACTTTTTAAACCACATTCAAAAAAATCAAGTATACCTAAAGTTAAAgcaagtaaattaaagaaaatgaaggggaagaagaagaaaaataaagttaataaagtaagcaacagattgaaaaaatctggcaaaggaaacaaaaaatga